The Desulfobaccales bacterium DNA window TTCAGGGCCCGGATGCTGACGGCCAAGTCCGGGTTGTTGACGAGCCGGTCAACCCCGGCCATGGTTGATTCCAACTTCTTTCTCAGCCCCTCGAGATCCAGCTTATCAAAGGCGCTGGACAGCCGTTCGCTGGTGGACGCACAGGTTGGAATCACGATATGATCTTTATAGTCTTTGTCGATTTTTGCTGGAGCATAGCAGACGGCTGACTTGGGATAAAAATCAAGCTCGATCATTAACTGACCGGTAATAAAACTCTGCATAATCAGCTGACCCCGAAGGCCCATTTCGATGAGCTTCCCCGCAGTTTTCTGGTAATCTCTTTCTCCGGCGCGCACCTGCCATCGGTTCGGATCGATGTCGATGATAACGGGGATTTGTGTCTTCATCTTAACAAGGTCGGCTTGGAGAGTAATGCCTGTCACAGACCCCACCGGGACGCCCTGGAACAGCACCGGTGCGCCCACACTCAACCCCTTGACGGATTCATTGAAGTACAAAACGTATTTGTTGGTTTTCTGGAAGAATTTGCCCGAACCGAATACGACCAGGCTGGCGGCCATGAGGACCACTGCGAGGACCACGAAACCGCCGATCATCATTCTGTTTGCTTGCTTAGCCATCTGTGTTCGTCCTCTAGGTTAAGATTTCTCGCCACGGGTTAAAAACATGCGCAAATTGGGATCCTGGGTTTCGGCCAAAAGC harbors:
- a CDS encoding MlaD family protein; translation: MAKQANRMMIGGFVVLAVVLMAASLVVFGSGKFFQKTNKYVLYFNESVKGLSVGAPVLFQGVPVGSVTGITLQADLVKMKTQIPVIIDIDPNRWQVRAGERDYQKTAGKLIEMGLRGQLIMQSFITGQLMIELDFYPKSAVCYAPAKIDKDYKDHIVIPTCASTSERLSSAFDKLDLEGLRKKLESTMAGVDRLVNNPDLAVSIRAL